A stretch of the Trichocoleus sp. FACHB-46 genome encodes the following:
- a CDS encoding M48 family metalloprotease, with translation MVGANQIKTAALLGLLSGLIVLGAYYLVGDEQGLYLGLGIAAFTSFSSWYYSDKAALAAYQAQPLAREEAPELFDMVASLSDRAEIPMPKLFLVPTQSPNAFATGRDPEHSAIAVTQGIIDLLSREELEGVIAHELTHVRNRDTLTQAVAGTLAGAITFLGRILTFGALYGPVTRDTRRGGNPFAILFLIILAPLAAGLIQFAISRTREFAADQGSAEITGNPTALASALEKLEKIGLQIPMNGNPALSPLLIINPLSAQGLQSLFRTHPPTEERIKRLLELAQQKQQAAPALV, from the coding sequence ATGGTTGGGGCGAATCAAATTAAGACAGCAGCTCTACTGGGGTTGCTGAGCGGACTGATTGTTTTAGGCGCTTATTATCTGGTGGGTGATGAGCAAGGACTTTATTTAGGCTTGGGCATTGCCGCCTTTACCAGTTTTAGCTCTTGGTACTATTCTGATAAAGCTGCTCTGGCTGCCTATCAAGCACAGCCCTTAGCCCGTGAGGAAGCTCCAGAACTGTTCGACATGGTGGCTTCGTTAAGCGATCGCGCCGAGATCCCCATGCCGAAGTTGTTTCTGGTGCCAACTCAATCACCCAACGCTTTTGCGACAGGCCGTGATCCAGAGCATTCGGCGATCGCGGTGACCCAGGGCATTATTGACTTGCTCTCACGCGAAGAACTCGAAGGCGTCATTGCCCACGAACTGACTCACGTGCGTAACCGAGACACCCTGACTCAAGCCGTAGCAGGTACTCTGGCTGGAGCCATTACCTTTCTGGGTCGCATTCTCACGTTTGGTGCTTTGTACGGCCCTGTGACTCGTGATACTCGCCGGGGTGGCAACCCATTTGCCATTTTGTTCTTGATTATTTTGGCTCCATTGGCCGCAGGTCTAATTCAGTTCGCTATTTCTCGAACTAGAGAATTTGCTGCCGACCAAGGTTCAGCGGAAATTACTGGTAACCCAACCGCTTTAGCTAGCGCCTTAGAAAAGCTAGAAAAGATCGGTTTACAAATTCCCATGAACGGCAATCCTGCCCTGTCTCCGCTACTTATTATCAATCCCCTTTCAGCTCAAGGGTTACAGTCGCTTTTCCGCACTCACCCTCCAACCGAGGAGCGCATTAAGCGCCTGCTAGAACTGGCCCAACAAAAACAGCAAGCTGCTCCAGCTCTGGTTTAG
- a CDS encoding nucleoside deaminase has protein sequence MTTQYSMPPEELKSANLHAPTDLDEQMIDKVLEEANRAIDQGKAGVGAMILWRGEILALGHNTFEETGDMTAHGEMTVLRQAARRLSQMSAEEKADLSIYVTLEPCLMCLSAISFVGIKRVVYSALAEDANEEQWVAHGISIDKLNSSLVRGPLELVAGVKREAGKAILARMHKRS, from the coding sequence GTGACCACTCAATATTCGATGCCGCCAGAGGAGTTAAAGTCAGCCAATCTGCACGCTCCCACAGATCTAGATGAGCAGATGATCGATAAGGTCTTGGAAGAAGCCAACCGAGCGATCGATCAAGGCAAGGCAGGTGTAGGAGCCATGATTTTATGGCGAGGTGAGATTTTGGCTTTAGGACACAACACATTTGAAGAAACAGGCGACATGACCGCTCATGGTGAGATGACGGTGCTACGCCAAGCTGCTAGACGCTTAAGCCAAATGAGCGCAGAGGAAAAAGCAGACCTGAGCATCTACGTCACCTTAGAGCCTTGTTTGATGTGCTTGTCAGCTATTTCGTTTGTGGGTATTAAGCGCGTGGTTTATTCTGCTTTAGCGGAGGATGCTAATGAGGAACAGTGGGTAGCACATGGCATCAGCATTGATAAGCTCAACTCTTCGCTGGTCAGAGGTCCATTAGAGTTGGTGGCTGGAGTCAAGCGGGAAGCTGGCAAAGCTATATTGGCTCGAATGCACAAACGTTCTTAG
- a CDS encoding CAP domain-containing protein: MSKLLGHTELHRPMVINKLPIWLMGGAIALNLMGCESLNQVLPNLPLPSSFPTQLPTASSASPSPGDLSATVQSPAIAEMETTVRQRINEIRQEQGLKPLQNNDRLAQVARDYSRLMAEKNFFSHTGPDGRNVGQRVQAAGIIYWIVGENLFKSVNIPNPGPVAVKGWMESPGHRENILTAPYSETGVGVWQQGESYYFTQLFLRPPSLPALFE; encoded by the coding sequence ATGAGTAAGCTGCTGGGACATACTGAATTGCATAGGCCAATGGTCATTAACAAATTACCTATCTGGCTCATGGGTGGAGCGATCGCCTTGAACTTGATGGGCTGCGAGTCGCTGAATCAAGTACTTCCCAACTTGCCATTGCCCTCTAGTTTTCCGACTCAGTTACCTACAGCTTCCTCTGCGTCTCCGTCTCCTGGGGACTTATCTGCTACGGTTCAATCACCCGCGATCGCGGAGATGGAGACAACAGTACGACAACGCATTAATGAAATTCGGCAGGAGCAAGGATTAAAACCGCTCCAAAACAATGACCGTTTGGCTCAGGTCGCTCGCGATTACAGTCGCCTCATGGCCGAGAAAAACTTTTTTAGCCACACTGGACCCGACGGCCGCAATGTTGGGCAACGAGTTCAAGCCGCAGGCATTATCTATTGGATCGTGGGTGAGAACTTATTTAAGAGCGTCAATATTCCCAACCCTGGACCTGTGGCTGTTAAAGGGTGGATGGAAAGCCCGGGCCATCGAGAAAACATCCTCACCGCCCCATATAGCGAGACAGGGGTGGGAGTTTGGCAGCAGGGAGAGAGCTACTACTTCACGCAATTGTTTTTGCGTCCACCCAGTCTGCCTGCGCTGTTCGAGTAG
- a CDS encoding aminotransferase class I/II-fold pyridoxal phosphate-dependent enzyme, which translates to MQVIKEYVQRWYDSELEPDEYICHAKQGNLVELEDAKTGVRCTALTFCTNDVLGLVQSESVRQAAIDSIVQYGTSNSSCSVLSGRIDLHRQLEDEISAFKHLPHTQLFLNAWMAMQALMDAFCHLAIPVPGFQHTRETLILTDVLNHGCIVSAIANAGTRSGKLFGHSPRVRVRAYRHCDVNDLATKLRRYARPDDRIMVVSDAVFSMDGDIAPLPDMLDVMQNYEGSVLMMDEAHASGAIGATGRGIYEHFNLTPQQAIERGVVPLIMTTFSKFAASAGAAISSHVAELKPLLNVSPTSIGTISLPAPLTAAALESIKIVRREPERVRQLQENTAYLRSRLTEHDFLPIGETNVVPIILPSEINPKLFGRLLLENYGIWVSPIWFIAKPRLRVTVNALHTKEEMDRLVAGLVATRNVLYKPTISA; encoded by the coding sequence GTGCAAGTTATTAAAGAATACGTCCAGCGCTGGTATGACAGCGAACTTGAGCCAGATGAATACATCTGCCACGCCAAACAAGGAAATTTAGTTGAACTGGAAGATGCTAAAACAGGCGTTCGCTGCACAGCTTTAACCTTCTGTACCAATGACGTCTTGGGGCTGGTTCAATCCGAGTCAGTTAGACAAGCGGCGATCGATAGCATTGTGCAGTACGGCACTTCCAATAGTTCCTGCTCTGTCTTGAGTGGTCGAATTGATTTACATCGTCAGCTCGAAGATGAAATTTCGGCCTTCAAACATCTTCCTCACACCCAACTCTTTCTGAATGCTTGGATGGCGATGCAAGCCTTAATGGATGCGTTTTGCCATTTAGCAATTCCGGTACCTGGTTTTCAGCATACGCGGGAAACGCTTATTCTCACCGATGTACTGAACCACGGTTGCATCGTTTCTGCGATCGCCAATGCAGGAACTCGCTCCGGTAAGCTCTTTGGTCATAGCCCCCGGGTGCGGGTTCGTGCTTACCGACACTGCGATGTCAACGACTTGGCCACCAAACTGCGCCGCTATGCCAGACCCGATGACCGCATCATGGTGGTTTCGGATGCAGTGTTCTCGATGGATGGCGACATTGCTCCCCTACCCGACATGCTCGACGTGATGCAGAATTACGAAGGCAGCGTCTTGATGATGGATGAAGCTCATGCCAGTGGTGCGATCGGAGCAACTGGAAGAGGAATTTACGAGCACTTTAACCTCACTCCTCAGCAAGCGATCGAGCGTGGTGTTGTGCCGCTGATCATGACCACCTTCTCGAAGTTTGCAGCCTCGGCTGGTGCGGCGATTAGCAGCCATGTAGCTGAGCTGAAGCCGTTGCTGAATGTCTCTCCCACCTCAATCGGCACTATTTCTCTACCTGCACCCCTCACCGCTGCTGCGCTAGAGAGCATCAAAATAGTGCGACGGGAGCCAGAACGGGTACGTCAATTACAGGAAAATACAGCTTACTTGCGATCGCGCTTGACCGAGCACGACTTCCTGCCGATCGGCGAAACCAACGTCGTTCCCATTATTTTGCCGTCCGAAATCAATCCCAAGCTGTTTGGTCGGTTGCTGCTCGAAAACTACGGCATTTGGGTTTCGCCGATCTGGTTTATTGCCAAGCCCCGTTTGCGGGTGACTGTCAACGCCCTCCATACCAAAGAGGAAATGGATCGATTGGTGGCAGGGTTAGTGGCAACTCGAAATGTGCTGTATAAACCCACCATTAGTGCTTAG
- a CDS encoding EAL domain-containing protein yields MALPTSPGKPSLWSNMQPKWWKESHQLSASKQQTAALRRKTLLAVSLTLTSLLTVLYAASSTVLMSSLRKAEEQDTRLALHGVLDTIAGTENDFSGRFTDWSAWDDTYRFVEDANPQYIKANLIAEQLSALKVNAVAFVNTANHIVYATGFDIGKQQKTLLPLALQQQLFPGSVLLQALPPGEYRQGLVLLPNGPMLVTAQPILPSNGKGPRRGTVIFGRYLDLTKVNQFTQITGYPITIHRIDAAQLPSDFASARAALSIKNPSLVRPLNQEKVAGYALVNDIYDQPALLVRVELTRSIYEQGHRPLFYLVIFLVVIGLVFGAITQLLLEKLILFQHECQEREARYRAVVTQASEGIFLIDAQTKQFLEANASFLQLLGYSVSQLLELTLYDVAVLERAALDQAMQPLLQGETHLASQQQYCDRWGGLVHVEVNANLIAYAGREAFCMVVRDITERKQAEDALRESEQRLAWQASHDALTGLANRREFERCLEQAITSVSTQGQQHYLCYLDLDQFKIINDTCGHRAGDELLRQIAATLQAQVRSTDILARLGGDEFGLLLYNCQLDQALKIANALRWSLQEFRFLWQGQTFSLGVSIGLTMIDQKEADLNSVLSAADAACYAAKSRGRNRVHLYQADDMELAKQQGEMQWAVRITQALEEDRFCLYYQPIVATQQAQLQEEHYEVLLRLRDETGKVVPPMAFLPAAERYNLMHLIDRWVIRTLFAAQGQHYRAAWQRCQSAPDRCLYAINLSGASINDDQFIDFLHEQFALHQVPPQVICFEITETVAIANLNKAIQLMRELKQLGCRFALDDFGSGMSSFAYLKSLPVDYLKIDGNFIKDILEDPTDMAMTEAINQVGHVMGLQTIAEFVENDRIFEVIKALGVDYAQGYGIAHPRPFSTDPTSVEA; encoded by the coding sequence ATGGCCCTGCCAACTTCCCCTGGTAAGCCCAGCCTCTGGTCAAACATGCAGCCCAAATGGTGGAAGGAGAGCCACCAGCTTTCTGCTTCCAAGCAACAAACAGCGGCTTTGCGGCGAAAAACTCTGTTGGCGGTTAGCTTGACGCTCACTAGTTTGCTAACTGTCTTGTATGCCGCCTCATCCACTGTCTTGATGAGTAGCTTGCGTAAAGCAGAAGAACAAGATACTCGCTTAGCTTTGCATGGTGTCCTCGATACCATTGCTGGGACTGAAAATGACTTTAGCGGTCGGTTTACAGATTGGTCTGCTTGGGATGACACCTATAGGTTTGTAGAAGATGCTAATCCGCAATACATCAAAGCCAATCTAATTGCAGAGCAGCTCTCAGCTTTGAAAGTCAATGCAGTTGCTTTCGTCAACACAGCCAATCACATTGTTTACGCGACAGGCTTTGACATAGGCAAGCAGCAAAAAACCTTGCTCCCCCTCGCACTACAGCAACAGCTATTTCCTGGGAGTGTACTCCTACAAGCTTTGCCACCAGGCGAGTATCGTCAAGGTCTGGTCTTATTGCCCAATGGACCGATGCTAGTGACGGCTCAACCAATTTTGCCTAGTAATGGAAAAGGGCCTAGACGGGGTACGGTCATCTTTGGGCGCTATTTAGATCTGACCAAGGTGAATCAATTCACCCAGATCACTGGCTATCCGATCACGATTCATCGGATTGACGCAGCCCAACTCCCATCTGATTTTGCTTCGGCACGAGCCGCTTTATCTATTAAGAACCCCTCGCTAGTGCGCCCTCTGAACCAGGAAAAGGTGGCGGGCTATGCGTTGGTAAACGATATTTATGACCAGCCTGCCTTACTCGTGCGAGTTGAGTTAACTCGCAGCATTTATGAACAGGGGCATCGGCCTCTGTTTTACTTAGTTATCTTCTTGGTGGTGATTGGTCTGGTTTTCGGAGCTATTACTCAACTTTTGTTAGAAAAGCTAATTCTGTTTCAGCATGAGTGCCAAGAACGGGAGGCTCGCTATCGAGCGGTGGTGACTCAAGCGTCAGAAGGGATTTTTCTGATTGATGCTCAGACAAAACAGTTTTTGGAAGCTAATGCGTCCTTTTTGCAACTGTTAGGCTACAGCGTTTCGCAACTCCTAGAACTCACCCTTTATGATGTTGCTGTTCTAGAGCGCGCGGCGCTAGACCAAGCCATGCAGCCTTTGCTGCAAGGAGAAACCCATCTCGCTAGCCAGCAACAGTACTGCGATCGCTGGGGTGGTCTGGTGCATGTAGAGGTGAATGCCAATTTGATTGCCTATGCGGGTAGAGAAGCTTTTTGTATGGTGGTGCGAGATATCACTGAGCGTAAGCAGGCTGAGGATGCCTTGCGCGAGAGTGAACAACGTCTAGCTTGGCAGGCCAGCCATGATGCCCTCACTGGACTCGCCAACCGCCGAGAATTTGAGCGGTGTCTAGAGCAAGCCATTACCAGTGTCTCGACGCAAGGCCAACAACATTACCTGTGTTATCTCGATTTGGATCAGTTCAAAATCATTAATGATACTTGTGGTCATCGAGCTGGAGATGAGTTACTGCGCCAGATTGCAGCGACTCTACAAGCTCAAGTGCGATCGACCGATATCTTAGCGCGGTTAGGCGGAGATGAATTTGGTCTGCTCCTGTATAACTGTCAACTCGACCAAGCGCTCAAGATTGCCAATGCCTTGCGTTGGAGTTTGCAAGAGTTCCGGTTTCTCTGGCAAGGGCAAACCTTTAGCTTGGGGGTGAGCATCGGTTTGACCATGATCGACCAGAAAGAAGCGGACCTCAATAGCGTTCTTAGCGCGGCTGATGCTGCTTGCTATGCTGCCAAAAGCCGAGGCCGTAACCGTGTTCACCTTTACCAAGCCGACGATATGGAGTTGGCAAAACAACAGGGGGAAATGCAGTGGGCCGTTCGCATTACTCAGGCTTTAGAGGAAGACCGTTTCTGCCTTTATTACCAGCCGATCGTGGCGACTCAACAGGCCCAGCTTCAGGAAGAGCACTACGAGGTTTTGCTGCGGCTCCGGGATGAGACAGGTAAAGTAGTGCCGCCAATGGCATTTCTTCCGGCTGCGGAACGCTATAACTTGATGCACTTGATCGATCGCTGGGTGATTCGCACGTTGTTTGCGGCTCAAGGGCAACATTACCGTGCCGCTTGGCAGCGTTGCCAATCTGCTCCCGATCGCTGCCTTTATGCAATTAACCTCTCAGGCGCGAGTATCAATGACGATCAATTCATTGATTTTCTCCATGAGCAATTTGCGCTGCATCAGGTTCCACCTCAAGTCATCTGTTTTGAAATTACAGAAACAGTGGCGATCGCCAACTTGAACAAGGCAATCCAACTGATGCGCGAACTGAAGCAGTTAGGATGCCGCTTTGCGCTTGATGATTTTGGTTCTGGTATGTCTTCATTTGCCTACCTGAAGAGCTTGCCCGTAGACTACCTTAAGATTGATGGCAACTTTATTAAAGATATTCTAGAAGACCCTACTGATATGGCTATGACAGAAGCCATCAACCAAGTAGGACACGTCATGGGCTTACAAACCATTGCTGAGTTTGTTGAGAACGATCGCATCTTTGAGGTGATTAAAGCGCTGGGAGTGGACTACGCTCAAGGCTACGGCATCGCCCACCCTCGGCCTTTTTCTACCGATCCCACCTCCGTTGAGGCATAA
- the rbsK gene encoding ribokinase encodes MTQTTTWDIVVVGSANSDYLIRGPKLPLPGETIQGETFLAAPGGKGANQAVAAARLGARVAFVARIGKDERGQALMANLQAQGVDTSYVVQDEQAATGVALIMVGQGGEKQILTAPGANHQLAVVDVEAAQAAIASTKVVLAQLEAPLEVVQAAFRLGREAGARTVLDPAPAVPLANELLQEVDLIRPNSSEAEVITGVKVTDPDSARQAAGILLQRGVGAVAMQAGDAGNLLIWPEGECWLPKVPVQSIDATGAGDAFAAAIAVALAENQPWSEAGRFANAAAAIATTGFGAQTALPTRSAIMSLLATT; translated from the coding sequence ATGACACAAACAACGACTTGGGACATTGTGGTTGTGGGGAGCGCCAACAGTGACTACTTGATTCGAGGCCCTAAACTCCCCTTACCTGGCGAAACCATTCAAGGCGAAACTTTTCTAGCTGCACCCGGCGGCAAGGGAGCCAATCAAGCCGTAGCGGCAGCACGTTTAGGCGCTCGTGTTGCTTTCGTGGCCCGCATTGGCAAGGATGAGCGGGGCCAGGCATTGATGGCTAATCTACAAGCTCAGGGCGTTGATACCAGCTATGTGGTGCAAGATGAGCAAGCTGCTACTGGAGTAGCGCTGATTATGGTGGGGCAGGGCGGCGAAAAGCAGATTTTAACCGCGCCTGGAGCGAATCATCAGTTGGCAGTTGTGGATGTCGAGGCAGCCCAAGCCGCGATCGCCTCGACTAAAGTTGTCCTGGCTCAGCTAGAAGCTCCTTTAGAGGTGGTGCAGGCAGCGTTTCGCTTAGGTCGGGAAGCAGGGGCACGGACAGTGCTTGATCCCGCTCCTGCGGTACCACTAGCCAACGAGCTGCTGCAAGAAGTTGATTTGATTCGCCCCAACTCCTCAGAAGCAGAAGTGATCACTGGCGTTAAAGTGACAGATCCAGATTCGGCACGTCAAGCGGCTGGTATCTTACTGCAACGAGGTGTGGGAGCCGTGGCAATGCAAGCGGGTGATGCGGGGAATTTGCTGATTTGGCCAGAAGGAGAATGTTGGTTGCCCAAAGTGCCTGTGCAGAGCATTGATGCGACGGGAGCAGGAGATGCTTTTGCAGCGGCGATCGCGGTTGCCCTAGCCGAGAATCAACCTTGGTCCGAGGCAGGGCGCTTTGCCAATGCCGCCGCAGCGATCGCCACGACAGGGTTTGGGGCGCAAACGGCTTTGCCGACTAGAAGCGCCATCATGAGCCTGCTGGCAACCACCTAG
- the radC gene encoding DNA repair protein RadC, translating into MTYCLRVADLPTNERPRERLLIQGAKGLSTAELLAILLGTGQGPGKLSAIGLGQYILQELSQHQRDPLEVLRDVNALDLTKISGIGPAKATTILAAIELGKRAFQSRPAERTVIDSPESAAAALSHELMWQHQERFAVLLLDVKHRLLGTQVITIGTATETLAHPRDIFREVIRQGATRVIVAHNHPSGSTEPSTEDITLTRQLLMGAQFLAIPLLDHLIIGNGDHRSLRQTTALWDEYPQGI; encoded by the coding sequence ATGACCTACTGCCTCAGGGTTGCCGATTTACCCACGAATGAACGCCCGCGCGAGCGACTCCTAATCCAAGGGGCTAAGGGTTTATCTACAGCGGAATTGTTAGCCATTTTGTTAGGGACAGGGCAGGGGCCAGGAAAGTTATCAGCGATCGGCCTAGGACAATACATTTTGCAAGAACTCAGCCAGCATCAGCGTGACCCCCTGGAAGTGCTGCGCGATGTGAATGCGCTGGATCTAACTAAAATCTCTGGCATTGGTCCAGCCAAGGCAACCACAATTTTGGCCGCGATCGAGCTAGGCAAGCGAGCCTTTCAATCTCGCCCTGCAGAGCGCACCGTGATCGACAGTCCTGAATCTGCTGCCGCTGCCCTCAGCCACGAATTGATGTGGCAGCACCAAGAACGCTTTGCGGTGTTGCTCCTTGATGTGAAGCATCGCTTACTGGGGACACAGGTAATCACCATAGGCACTGCCACCGAAACTTTAGCCCACCCTAGGGATATTTTTCGCGAAGTGATTCGCCAAGGTGCAACTCGCGTAATTGTGGCTCATAACCATCCTTCGGGCAGCACCGAACCCAGCACAGAGGATATTACTTTGACTCGCCAACTGCTGATGGGAGCACAGTTCTTAGCGATTCCTTTGCTAGATCACTTAATCATTGGCAACGGCGACCACCGTAGCCTTCGACAGACCACAGCCCTTTGGGACGAATACCCGCAAGGCATTTAA
- a CDS encoding DUF1816 domain-containing protein — MFGFFVFFVFCVALFLLLSRKQVQKDSAWWVEIVTSQPKGTYYFGPFSNVEEANHAQSGYVEDLEGEGSKVIAVQVKWCQPKELTIVEEEQLTYS; from the coding sequence ATGTTTGGATTCTTTGTGTTTTTCGTTTTTTGCGTGGCGCTCTTCTTGCTGCTTAGTCGCAAGCAAGTTCAGAAAGATTCTGCTTGGTGGGTCGAGATTGTTACCTCCCAGCCTAAAGGCACCTATTACTTTGGTCCTTTCAGCAATGTTGAAGAAGCCAATCACGCTCAATCTGGGTATGTGGAAGATCTAGAGGGAGAAGGCAGTAAGGTCATTGCAGTCCAGGTGAAATGGTGCCAGCCTAAAGAACTGACGATTGTGGAAGAAGAACAGTTGACTTATAGCTAG
- a CDS encoding DUF1350 family protein, producing the protein MQAEFKFQPVSFSWVALHPEPKGVVQFIGGAFFGTFPTIFYRYFLRKLFEEGYTIVALPFRFSFRHWSIAATLFAEQNTLRTELTTLAQRYGYQHKIYQENSKYSWVGHSLGCKYVALLEFLSGDRWQEVVQQCVNAKEAARIERAIAEIVPPEKISIKGQPSLLLAPDISDTESAIPIRAVARWLDKLKLGVLPTREQTQCCVASSSLFNLTALISFQNDTVAGNLGDKDRSEEIQKNSDVLWFFRQLQKRPLPLLCKELPGKHLEPVGVQVGPYVVDLNPLDKFIEPIAQRWLERVAIEFLSELRRREQNLP; encoded by the coding sequence ATGCAAGCTGAGTTTAAGTTTCAACCTGTTTCTTTTAGTTGGGTGGCACTGCATCCTGAGCCAAAAGGTGTGGTTCAGTTTATTGGAGGCGCTTTCTTTGGTACCTTTCCAACTATTTTCTATCGCTACTTCTTAAGAAAATTATTTGAGGAAGGCTATACGATTGTGGCTTTGCCTTTTCGGTTTAGTTTTCGGCATTGGTCGATCGCCGCTACTTTATTTGCTGAACAAAACACCTTACGCACCGAATTGACAACATTAGCTCAGCGCTACGGCTATCAACACAAGATTTATCAAGAAAATTCTAAATATTCCTGGGTAGGACATAGCTTGGGTTGCAAGTATGTGGCACTGCTGGAGTTTCTGAGCGGCGATCGCTGGCAAGAAGTGGTGCAGCAGTGTGTCAATGCCAAAGAAGCGGCCCGGATTGAGCGTGCGATCGCCGAGATTGTGCCACCAGAGAAGATTTCGATTAAAGGTCAGCCTTCCTTGCTACTAGCCCCTGACATCAGCGATACCGAAAGCGCCATTCCCATCCGGGCTGTGGCTCGTTGGCTAGACAAGCTCAAGTTGGGGGTACTGCCTACTCGCGAACAAACTCAATGCTGCGTTGCGTCTAGCAGCCTGTTTAACCTGACGGCTCTGATTTCTTTCCAAAACGATACGGTTGCAGGAAATTTAGGAGATAAAGACAGAAGCGAAGAAATCCAGAAAAACAGCGATGTCTTGTGGTTCTTTCGACAGCTCCAGAAGCGCCCACTGCCGTTACTGTGCAAGGAGTTACCTGGCAAACATTTAGAGCCGGTAGGGGTGCAAGTAGGGCCGTATGTGGTTGATTTGAATCCCTTAGACAAATTTATCGAACCGATCGCTCAACGTTGGTTAGAGAGAGTGGCGATCGAGTTTCTCAGCGAGTTGCGGCGACGAGAGCAGAACCTGCCTTAA
- a CDS encoding aromatic ring-hydroxylating dioxygenase subunit alpha — protein sequence MELTTALKGQTVRNAVREVGINPDYWYAVGWANKLKPNEVMPVKIWQQAIAVYRDATGQLHALEDACPHKGVALHKGKVHGTNLACRYHGWEFDGQGDCVKIPYFPPEQKLPCAQARSYPIQEKYNIIWIFPGDPALAETCSLPDIAEFDHPDFFMVPVTGHFKSHFSICNENSMDVFHGFLHENLQGWFDPILTSLRETENSVCADYRVSYKGKLAKFLGLAEEAEQVTTKTVSVEYRYPHYQSSLEGVSSLYLMRLPMGPTESASFALFFLRVKLPKWFLRSLEPVLQPLLEQHVFMKFLNQDIEMMESEQRRYLDNPQRRYVEVNPAIIAVQRLIVRQYEQFVQKSSQSEDPQSGNSDNFVSFSKAMASSPAELTTESPVG from the coding sequence ATGGAATTGACGACAGCCTTAAAAGGGCAGACAGTGCGGAATGCAGTGCGAGAAGTTGGCATCAACCCTGACTATTGGTATGCGGTCGGCTGGGCTAATAAGCTGAAGCCGAATGAGGTGATGCCCGTCAAGATTTGGCAGCAGGCGATCGCGGTTTATCGAGATGCCACAGGCCAACTCCATGCCCTAGAAGATGCCTGCCCCCATAAAGGTGTAGCGCTGCACAAAGGTAAAGTGCATGGCACTAATTTGGCTTGTCGCTATCACGGCTGGGAGTTTGATGGCCAAGGGGACTGCGTCAAAATACCTTATTTCCCCCCTGAACAAAAATTACCCTGTGCTCAAGCCCGCAGCTACCCCATTCAAGAAAAGTACAACATCATTTGGATTTTTCCGGGTGATCCAGCGCTGGCTGAAACGTGTTCTCTACCGGATATTGCAGAGTTTGATCACCCCGACTTTTTCATGGTGCCAGTCACCGGACACTTTAAATCTCATTTCTCTATCTGCAACGAAAACTCAATGGATGTATTTCATGGGTTTTTACATGAAAATTTGCAGGGTTGGTTCGACCCCATCTTGACCAGCTTGCGAGAAACTGAGAATAGCGTCTGTGCGGACTATCGGGTGTCTTACAAAGGCAAGCTGGCGAAATTTTTGGGCTTAGCCGAGGAAGCTGAGCAGGTGACGACCAAAACCGTTTCAGTAGAATATCGTTATCCGCACTATCAAAGCTCGTTGGAGGGCGTTTCTAGCCTCTATCTGATGCGATTGCCGATGGGTCCTACAGAAAGTGCTTCCTTTGCCTTGTTCTTTCTGCGTGTGAAGTTGCCCAAGTGGTTTTTGCGATCGCTAGAGCCTGTGCTACAACCCTTGCTGGAGCAGCACGTGTTCATGAAATTTCTCAATCAAGACATTGAGATGATGGAAAGTGAGCAGCGTCGCTACCTGGACAACCCGCAGCGTCGGTATGTGGAAGTAAACCCAGCCATCATTGCAGTGCAGCGATTAATTGTCCGGCAGTACGAACAATTTGTGCAAAAATCTAGTCAATCAGAAGATCCCCAAAGCGGGAACTCAGATAACTTTGTTTCTTTCTCTAAGGCTATGGCTTCTAGCCCAGCCGAGCTAACCACAGAAAGCCCAGTCGGATGA